The following proteins are encoded in a genomic region of Bufo bufo chromosome 11, aBufBuf1.1, whole genome shotgun sequence:
- the LOC120981663 gene encoding uncharacterized protein LOC120981663 has product MLGGIVQTLSVLLAGKFVISEGQPNVLLLVHGITNQSVDLVLPVNHAASIQEIFWNFQSYILVHFTNNHLEIKNSEFNNRLETLDNGATLRINDLRKEDAGIYSVTIDYTDKKKDKISYELIVYEPVPFPAIRSEVTDDNPEQCNVTLHCAVPSNTSDFLYTCKCTLRDSEYQDIKSNASFIWISLPLDHQDVEVACIVRNPADQKNISFNVPSICFNNLYFHQSKGERRQYYLFYLAILPVLGMVLGYFLLLKRNNKKRKESKEMEEIHYTDLAPRSYINQRIEHKDEDCGAVIYSAVVHSPT; this is encoded by the exons ATGCTGGGAGGTATCGTACAAACCCTGTCTGTTCTTCTTGCAGGAAAATTTGTCATCTCAGAAG GGCAACCCAACGTCCTTCTCCTAGTACATGGGATAACAAACCAGTCTGTAGATCTGGTACTTCCTGTGAATCATGCAGCGTCCATACAAGAGATCTTCTGGAATTTCCAGTCCTATATTCTTGTTCACTTCACAAATAATCACCTGGAAATAAAAAATAGCGAGTTCAATAATAGACTGGAGACACTGGACAATGGCGCCACATTGAGGATTAATGACCTGAGAAAAGAAGATGCCGGGATATATTCTGTAACTATAGATTATACAGACAAGAAAAAAGACAAGATATCCTACGAACTGATTGTATATG AGCCCGTTCCCTTCCCAGCTATACGGTCTGAAGTGACGGATGATAACCCAGAACAATGTAATGTGACTCTCCATTGTGCTGTCCCATCAAATACATCAGATTTCTTATATACTTGCAAGTGCACACTCCGGGACTCTGAGTACCAGGATATAAAAAGCAATGCAAGCTTCATCTGGATATCACTACCACTGGACCACCAGGACGTGGAAGTCGCATGTATAGTCCGCAACCCAGCCGACCAGAAGAACATCTCCTTTAATGTACCAAGCATCTGTTTCAATAACCTCTATTTTCACCAAAGCAAAG GCGAACGGCGTCAATATTACTTATTCTACTTAGCGATTTTACCCGTCCTGGGAATGGTTCTCGGATATTTTCTTCTTcttaaaagaaataataaaaagagaaaag aatcaAAAGAAATGGAAGAAATCCATTACACCGATCTTGCTCCTAGAAGCTATATTAATCAG AGGATTGAACATAAGGATGAAGACTGTGGAGCAGTCATATATAGCGCAGTGGTGCACTCACCCACGTAA